One window from the genome of Leptospira broomii serovar Hurstbridge str. 5399 encodes:
- the dcd gene encoding dCTP deaminase: MILTGKEIKKRIGSDIVIDPYSEDRLNPNSYNLRLYNELLQYTHLPLDMKKPNDAEKLVILESGLELKPGVLYLGRTVEYTETHNLVPMLEGRSSIGRLGMYVHVTAGFGDVGFKGFWTLEISVIQPLIIYPNVEICQIFYHTVEGEITEYKSGKYQGNKGIQTSMLYKDFENGKY, translated from the coding sequence ATGATCTTAACAGGCAAGGAAATAAAAAAACGTATCGGATCGGATATCGTAATCGATCCATATTCGGAAGATCGGCTAAATCCAAATTCGTACAATCTAAGATTATACAACGAACTATTGCAATATACTCATCTTCCTTTGGACATGAAGAAGCCTAACGATGCGGAAAAATTAGTTATCTTGGAATCAGGTTTGGAGTTAAAACCTGGAGTTCTTTATCTCGGTAGAACGGTGGAATACACGGAAACGCACAATCTGGTCCCTATGTTAGAAGGTCGCTCTTCCATCGGTAGATTAGGAATGTATGTGCATGTAACGGCCGGATTCGGAGACGTCGGCTTTAAAGGATTTTGGACTCTAGAGATCTCCGTAATCCAACCCTTAATTATTTATCCTAATGTGGAAATCTGCCAAATTTTTTATCATACTGTGGAGGGCGAGATAACAGAATACAAATCAGGAAAATACCAAGGAAACAAAGGGATTCAGACTTCGATGTTGTATAAAGATTTTGAAAACGGAAAGTATTAA
- a CDS encoding SpoIIE family protein phosphatase: MELLTILKEDLLLNYYSFGSLLAFLTVFLASLFFLFLKGRSSSTRHLALGALFLSFLWLGYFIAAIIYHPLAAYHRWMTVGFILPAILHLGQFLARYPQDTQPKVSKGLLIGMYIVAVIASIGFFYVTWNSPKKYHFTAHHWDFNAEKVSRTIALIIGAFVLISFLVIPIWRMIVTKGRVRFAIAAFMVSMLVGGVIPALTNIMSRDGVIERSTFLTSMVLLITLSIFLILVIFLNFSEEKTTFMIKIVGITFVTVMLIVQSLVFISNQDKETEYDTKSIVNMERILEGGHQVPGMEYVVKWEGSDKPIDYSRYNQAFDLRLSQLETDFKNTELFERIKVLPEEGFRKQLEKNLVGTHEYFQGYKNSITDFLKKSPGLDGKELKVGLFKYLIGLNRNVFVASNKLDYIFPIDFCSEGKSYFKGSASDVSHFRDYILSKWKDCSLGGRDLLPGELKSEVLLYLRPFQPALSRHYRKSLDEHQHFVAYIHYDAEKDLTSELGYSYRGYREFMHPTSMKQTIILGIVLVVILFVFPLFFRQSLVAPLNRLLSGVEKVNLGSLDVQVPVEVKDEIGFLSDSFNSMVSSIRQARGELQDYAEHLADKVRERTRELSEKMEELQRLKVQQDGDYFLTSLLAKPLFYNANKSTKVKTEFTLHQKKQFEFKGKRADLGGDICVTGNLRLGKENNFKRYTFAMNGDAMGKSMQGAGGSLVMGVVINSILARSAANDRILDTSPEGWLTDTYHEMQSVFKSFNGSMVISGTFLLIEEDTGRVWYFNAEHPFTVLYRDGRAGFVESGLTLRKIGLDSEYEFKVLTTNLVPGDVLIIGSDGKDDLDLTPEKEVRTINEDEMLFLQFVEKGEGDLVRIEEEIRGFGELTDDLSLLKIEYLPSGKESEEKEDDSYVGTGDWKSAYKNAKKDYQEGRVEEAVRSLDALYKADPANMKVSKLLGLLSFKGKNYAKAVEVLSKYLGSDPDLIEYWYYLSLANRRIGHLDEAIVAAKKMEELQPDNGSNLVNLSDLYRQTEQFELAIDYARKALDRDPENENAIKLIRLIERDRSES, from the coding sequence ATGGAATTATTAACAATCCTCAAAGAAGACCTTCTCCTTAACTATTATTCATTCGGAAGTCTTTTAGCCTTTCTCACCGTATTCCTCGCATCCCTATTCTTTCTGTTCTTAAAGGGACGTTCCTCAAGCACTAGACATCTCGCTTTAGGGGCGTTATTTCTCTCTTTTTTATGGTTAGGTTATTTCATTGCGGCGATCATTTATCATCCGTTGGCCGCGTATCATCGGTGGATGACTGTCGGATTCATTTTACCGGCTATTTTACATTTGGGTCAGTTTCTAGCTCGATACCCTCAGGATACGCAGCCGAAAGTATCTAAGGGATTATTAATCGGTATGTATATCGTTGCGGTAATCGCATCGATCGGCTTCTTCTATGTAACTTGGAACTCCCCCAAAAAATACCATTTTACCGCCCATCACTGGGATTTTAATGCGGAAAAAGTATCTAGAACAATCGCTTTGATCATCGGAGCTTTTGTACTTATTTCTTTTTTAGTTATTCCTATTTGGAGAATGATCGTAACGAAAGGGAGAGTCAGATTCGCAATCGCAGCTTTTATGGTTTCGATGTTGGTTGGCGGAGTTATCCCGGCTTTAACGAATATAATGAGTCGGGATGGAGTAATCGAACGGTCGACCTTTCTGACTTCTATGGTTCTTCTCATCACTCTTTCGATATTCTTAATACTAGTAATCTTCCTGAATTTCAGCGAAGAAAAAACGACATTTATGATCAAGATCGTCGGGATTACTTTTGTAACGGTGATGTTGATCGTGCAGTCACTGGTCTTCATATCCAACCAGGATAAAGAGACCGAATATGATACGAAGAGTATCGTAAATATGGAACGTATCTTAGAAGGCGGTCACCAAGTTCCCGGTATGGAATACGTCGTCAAATGGGAAGGCTCGGACAAACCCATAGACTATTCTCGATATAATCAAGCGTTCGATCTTAGACTTTCCCAATTAGAAACGGACTTTAAGAATACCGAGCTTTTTGAAAGAATAAAGGTTTTACCGGAAGAGGGCTTTCGAAAGCAGCTTGAAAAAAACTTGGTCGGGACTCACGAATATTTTCAAGGATACAAAAATTCCATCACGGATTTTTTAAAAAAAAGTCCAGGTTTGGACGGAAAGGAGTTAAAAGTTGGGCTCTTTAAATATCTGATTGGACTCAACAGAAATGTTTTCGTAGCTTCCAACAAACTGGATTATATCTTTCCGATCGATTTTTGTTCGGAGGGGAAAAGTTACTTTAAAGGGTCTGCTTCCGACGTATCTCATTTTCGAGATTATATTCTTTCTAAATGGAAAGATTGCTCATTGGGAGGCAGAGACTTATTACCCGGGGAATTAAAGTCCGAAGTACTTTTATATCTTAGGCCGTTTCAGCCGGCTTTAAGCAGACATTATCGTAAAAGTTTAGACGAGCATCAGCACTTTGTAGCCTATATTCACTATGACGCGGAAAAGGATTTAACGAGCGAACTCGGTTATTCCTACCGAGGTTATCGGGAATTTATGCATCCAACATCCATGAAGCAAACGATTATACTAGGAATCGTTTTAGTAGTTATCCTATTCGTGTTTCCGTTATTCTTCAGACAGAGCTTGGTCGCGCCTTTGAATCGCTTATTAAGCGGAGTTGAAAAGGTAAATCTCGGAAGTCTTGACGTTCAAGTTCCGGTGGAAGTCAAGGACGAGATAGGTTTTTTATCGGATTCATTCAATAGCATGGTTAGTTCGATTCGACAGGCTCGAGGCGAACTCCAGGATTATGCCGAGCATCTTGCTGATAAAGTTCGTGAAAGAACGAGAGAACTTTCGGAAAAGATGGAAGAATTACAAAGGCTAAAAGTCCAGCAGGATGGAGATTACTTCCTGACTTCCCTTCTTGCTAAACCTTTATTTTACAACGCCAATAAATCGACGAAAGTTAAGACCGAATTTACTTTGCATCAGAAAAAACAATTCGAGTTTAAGGGCAAGCGGGCCGATCTCGGCGGTGATATTTGCGTCACAGGTAATTTACGACTCGGTAAAGAGAATAATTTCAAACGATATACGTTTGCGATGAACGGCGACGCAATGGGAAAATCCATGCAGGGAGCCGGTGGGTCATTGGTTATGGGGGTCGTTATTAACTCCATACTGGCACGTTCGGCGGCAAATGACAGAATACTAGACACTAGTCCGGAAGGATGGTTAACCGACACTTATCACGAGATGCAATCCGTATTCAAATCCTTTAATGGTTCGATGGTAATATCGGGGACCTTCCTTTTGATTGAAGAGGATACAGGTAGGGTCTGGTACTTTAATGCCGAACACCCTTTTACCGTTCTTTATCGCGACGGTAGAGCGGGCTTTGTGGAAAGCGGCCTTACTTTGCGAAAAATAGGTTTAGATTCGGAATATGAATTTAAAGTTTTAACCACAAATCTGGTCCCCGGAGACGTGCTTATCATCGGGTCCGACGGGAAAGACGATTTGGACTTAACCCCTGAAAAGGAAGTCAGGACAATCAACGAAGATGAAATGTTGTTTCTTCAGTTTGTCGAAAAAGGAGAAGGAGATCTTGTTAGAATCGAAGAAGAGATTCGCGGTTTTGGAGAGCTGACGGACGATCTTTCCTTGTTAAAGATCGAGTATTTACCCTCTGGGAAAGAATCCGAAGAAAAAGAAGATGATTCTTATGTGGGTACGGGAGATTGGAAGTCGGCATATAAGAATGCCAAAAAGGATTATCAAGAAGGTAGAGTGGAAGAGGCAGTCAGATCTCTTGACGCACTCTATAAAGCGGATCCGGCCAATATGAAAGTGAGCAAATTGCTCGGATTACTGAGTTTCAAGGGAAAGAATTACGCCAAGGCCGTGGAAGTCCTTAGCAAGTATCTCGGCTCAGATCCTGATTTGATAGAATACTGGTATTACTTATCTCTTGCTAATCGTAGAATCGGACATTTGGATGAAGCGATTGTGGCTGCAAAAAAGATGGAAGAACTGCAGCCGGATAACGGAAGTAATTTGGTAAATTTGTCGGATCTTTATCGCCAGACGGAACAGTTTGAGTTGGCTATCGATTATGCTCGAAAGGCACTCGATCGAGATCCCGAAAATGAAAACGCTATTAAACTGATTCGATTAATTGAACGGGATCGTTCGGAAAGTTAA
- a CDS encoding LIC10067 family putative lipoprotein — protein MQTLGKNILIIFILTTGILYCQQTKHTDLASQLGIGNPVITSINPPSGSPPISPYLPTLITITGRDFGTDITQSSVTINGVATPLLTATSTQITANVPAGASTGLLYVMKSSGIVICDPLNLNGATNCYGTKFYIDCYKAYQNQYGAELGITYPTSKKFQINGQVETHAVRIDLNLTGPTNVKIGCDTYTAVTYFSPTCSQTNLGTLSNPSSWVYQPIINFPTYYTVQMFITAGTGTCDISFQ, from the coding sequence ATGCAGACTCTCGGTAAAAACATCCTAATCATATTTATTCTCACTACGGGGATATTATACTGCCAGCAAACAAAGCATACCGATTTGGCCTCTCAGCTTGGAATCGGGAATCCGGTTATTACAAGCATTAATCCACCCTCAGGTTCGCCTCCGATATCTCCGTATTTGCCGACATTAATTACCATTACAGGACGAGATTTCGGAACCGATATCACGCAATCCAGCGTCACTATAAATGGAGTAGCAACTCCTCTCCTCACCGCAACTTCCACTCAAATTACTGCGAACGTTCCTGCGGGTGCATCTACCGGATTACTTTACGTAATGAAAAGCAGCGGTATCGTTATTTGCGATCCTTTGAATCTGAATGGGGCTACAAACTGTTACGGCACTAAGTTTTATATCGACTGTTACAAAGCGTACCAGAACCAATATGGGGCCGAATTAGGGATTACTTATCCAACGTCCAAGAAATTCCAAATCAACGGGCAGGTAGAAACTCATGCAGTTCGTATCGATCTTAATTTAACCGGGCCGACAAACGTTAAGATCGGCTGCGACACTTATACGGCGGTAACCTATTTTTCTCCGACTTGTTCACAAACGAATCTAGGAACGCTCTCAAATCCGTCTAGCTGGGTATATCAACCGATCATTAATTTTCCGACCTATTATACCGTTCAGATGTTCATAACGGCCGGAACCGGAACCTGCGATATTTCCTTCCAATAA
- a CDS encoding SpoIIE family protein phosphatase, with the protein MGLDTISWDLVLFNYYSFGSLLVTLTTFFLGSFFLTLKNKTVATTHLGIGFLLFTFFEMGYFVAAFLYHPFASYHRWITGGFILPALAHFTQFLLRFPGNSNQRLARWVLIVEYSIIIIVVTFFIYLTAISENIYHFTAHHWDFNAYDASRYLAIVIAIESIVGFLIIPTWRVIVTKDKRRIALLMFTIGFLIAAIYPNISNVISRDGAMERSTYMTSNVIFFVAAFSVLAIAFINNSAERTTFMVKIVGITLFTICLIMQALVYISSQEKDAEYDSLKMVNIERAIENGVKTKDIEYIIRWNDNKNSLLSGEYDKKIDLNLMQVEIDLQNVTIYEEIRNLDEKNFRSKLQEVLEKTHTYFGGYKRQILEFIAQNTQLSDGELKAAILGEAEKWNKQAFIATNRLEGVVGGNFCKKGRAFIDSLGSESHKKEIFSHWSGNCLWDGKQLSDVQLREEVLRYFRYFKPSETRHYRRSRDGNGHYVAFMKFSPETLEMSEVGFSYLVYRQFMHPTAVKQTIILLIVIFVVLVLFPLFFKSSLVDPLNGLLAGVEKVNKGDLDVVVPVKVRDEIGFLADSFNAMVASIKQARRELQDYAENLEEKVKERTKEVQEKMEEVQRLKVQQDGDYFLTSLLAKPLFYNANKSKHVATEFIIRQKKQFEFRGKHSDLGGDICVTGNLRLGRPDSFKRFTVAMNGDAMGKSMQGAGGALVMGVVMNSILARSAANNRILETTPEQWLGDIYHEIHSVFKSFNGSMVISACVYLVEDETGKCWYFNAEHPFTVLYRDGKASFIEEGLTLRKLGLDSEFDFKVHTIQLKKGDVLILGSDGRDDVDLTPDETIRTINEDEMLFLRHVEKAKANLEEIETEIRKTGELTDDLSLLKIEFQTEPKKDEIEDIFDDADHIDKALNTDSVYEEARKLYKTGRLEEALDLLKTGYMHDSANQKLNKLLGLLSFKGKDYATAVEVLNNYLGSDPDLHEYWFYLSIANKKMGKYDLALSASLKLLEVDPDNLSNLVNLADIYRLMEMYDRAEEYARKILQREPGNENAHKLIRLIERDR; encoded by the coding sequence ATGGGATTAGATACAATCTCTTGGGACTTGGTCCTGTTTAACTATTATTCTTTTGGAAGTTTATTAGTCACATTGACTACCTTCTTTCTCGGGAGTTTCTTTCTTACTTTAAAGAATAAAACGGTCGCTACGACTCATTTAGGAATTGGTTTCCTACTTTTTACTTTTTTCGAGATGGGCTATTTCGTAGCTGCATTCTTGTATCATCCTTTTGCCTCCTATCATAGATGGATTACCGGTGGCTTTATTCTTCCGGCGCTGGCTCATTTCACTCAGTTCCTACTTAGGTTTCCCGGAAATAGCAACCAACGATTAGCTCGCTGGGTTTTGATCGTCGAGTACTCCATAATTATAATCGTAGTTACTTTCTTTATTTATCTAACTGCCATTTCCGAAAACATTTATCACTTCACTGCGCATCATTGGGATTTTAACGCGTACGATGCGAGTCGATACTTGGCAATTGTGATCGCAATAGAATCCATCGTCGGATTTTTGATCATACCGACTTGGCGAGTCATCGTAACGAAAGATAAAAGAAGAATTGCTCTTTTGATGTTTACGATCGGATTTTTAATCGCAGCCATATACCCGAATATTTCGAACGTAATAAGTCGGGACGGTGCGATGGAGCGTTCGACTTATATGACTTCGAACGTCATTTTCTTTGTCGCGGCTTTTTCCGTTTTGGCGATCGCATTCATCAATAATAGTGCGGAAAGAACTACGTTCATGGTAAAAATCGTCGGGATCACACTCTTCACGATTTGTTTGATCATGCAGGCGCTCGTATACATATCCAGCCAGGAGAAGGATGCTGAATATGACAGTCTTAAAATGGTAAATATAGAACGAGCGATAGAGAATGGCGTAAAGACAAAAGATATAGAATATATTATCCGCTGGAACGATAATAAAAACAGTCTCCTTTCGGGCGAATACGACAAGAAAATAGATTTAAATCTTATGCAGGTGGAAATCGATCTTCAAAACGTTACAATCTACGAAGAGATTCGAAATTTAGACGAAAAAAATTTCCGCTCAAAATTACAGGAAGTATTAGAAAAAACTCATACATATTTCGGCGGTTACAAGAGACAAATTTTAGAATTTATCGCTCAAAATACGCAATTGTCCGATGGCGAATTGAAGGCGGCTATCCTAGGCGAAGCGGAAAAATGGAATAAGCAAGCTTTTATAGCCACGAATCGTTTAGAAGGTGTTGTAGGCGGGAATTTTTGTAAAAAAGGGCGTGCTTTTATAGATTCTCTCGGAAGCGAATCTCATAAAAAGGAAATTTTCTCACATTGGTCTGGGAACTGTCTTTGGGACGGAAAGCAACTTTCCGATGTGCAACTCAGAGAAGAAGTCCTCCGGTATTTTCGTTATTTTAAACCGAGTGAGACGCGTCACTACCGGAGGAGTCGAGACGGTAACGGTCATTACGTTGCTTTTATGAAATTCTCGCCTGAAACTCTCGAGATGAGTGAAGTAGGCTTTTCTTACCTGGTTTATCGTCAGTTCATGCATCCAACCGCGGTGAAGCAAACGATCATCTTGCTAATCGTAATTTTTGTGGTGCTGGTTCTCTTCCCGCTTTTCTTTAAGAGTAGTTTGGTCGATCCGCTCAACGGGTTATTGGCAGGGGTGGAAAAGGTCAATAAAGGAGATTTAGATGTAGTCGTTCCGGTGAAAGTCCGGGATGAAATCGGATTTTTAGCGGATTCGTTTAATGCGATGGTGGCATCGATTAAACAGGCTCGCCGAGAATTACAGGATTATGCCGAAAATCTAGAGGAAAAAGTCAAAGAAAGAACCAAAGAAGTACAGGAAAAGATGGAAGAAGTTCAACGTCTTAAAGTACAACAAGACGGGGACTACTTCCTTACTTCTCTATTAGCAAAACCTTTATTTTACAATGCGAATAAGTCCAAGCACGTAGCTACTGAATTCATTATTCGTCAAAAGAAACAGTTTGAATTTCGTGGAAAACATTCGGATCTTGGCGGCGATATCTGCGTAACCGGAAATCTCCGTTTAGGTCGACCCGATTCTTTCAAAAGATTCACCGTTGCTATGAATGGGGATGCGATGGGAAAATCCATGCAAGGAGCGGGCGGTGCACTTGTAATGGGAGTCGTAATGAATTCGATCCTCGCGCGTTCTGCGGCAAATAATAGAATTTTAGAAACAACCCCTGAGCAATGGCTTGGGGATATTTATCATGAAATTCATTCCGTATTTAAGTCCTTTAACGGTTCGATGGTAATTTCTGCCTGTGTTTATCTCGTTGAAGATGAAACGGGAAAATGTTGGTACTTTAATGCGGAGCACCCGTTTACCGTACTATATAGAGACGGAAAGGCGAGCTTCATCGAGGAAGGACTTACTCTCAGGAAATTGGGTTTGGACTCCGAATTTGATTTTAAAGTGCACACTATCCAGCTAAAAAAAGGGGACGTTCTCATTCTCGGCTCTGACGGTCGCGACGATGTGGATTTAACTCCGGATGAAACCATTCGGACGATCAATGAAGACGAAATGCTGTTTCTACGGCATGTGGAAAAGGCCAAAGCTAACCTGGAAGAAATCGAGACCGAGATTCGTAAAACCGGCGAACTAACGGACGACTTGTCCCTCCTTAAAATCGAATTTCAAACCGAACCGAAGAAGGACGAGATCGAAGATATTTTCGATGATGCCGATCATATCGATAAGGCGCTCAATACCGATTCGGTTTACGAGGAAGCTCGTAAACTATATAAGACGGGTCGCCTAGAAGAAGCTCTGGATCTTTTGAAAACCGGATACATGCACGACAGCGCTAATCAGAAGTTGAATAAGCTTTTGGGTCTGCTCAGTTTTAAAGGCAAAGACTACGCAACTGCGGTGGAAGTATTGAACAATTACTTGGGATCCGATCCTGATCTGCACGAGTACTGGTTTTATCTATCGATCGCGAATAAGAAAATGGGAAAATACGATCTAGCTCTTTCCGCTAGTTTGAAACTATTGGAAGTCGATCCTGATAATCTTTCCAATTTGGTTAATTTGGCGGATATATACAGATTGATGGAAATGTACGATCGCGCCGAAGAATACGCTCGGAAAATTTTACAACGCGAACCCGGAAACGAGAACGCCCATAAATTAATCCGACTGATAGAGAGGGACCGCTGA
- a CDS encoding dicarboxylate/amino acid:cation symporter, with product MSTFSGIKRLNSGLILLIKAKLWLRVLIGLFSGTAVGLCLSPEYKFLDISTSSILANWLGLPGQLFLILLQMIMIPLVFSSILLGVNAGESLENLRKFGSQVFVYFVFTTVIAVVLGITIASVVKPGKYVDAAGIPKTSIVSKIPTSSEPPSIEKVPDLLLSILPKNPFQTLFTGDMLGVVLLGILVGVALLSLGEESARPVLGLIQAVFKTSMVFVDWAMMLAPFAVFGLIAQITAKIGFNVLVSLGVYFLSVLGGLLAVLIMYSIILILLARKNPIWFFKNAGELQLLAFSTSSSAAVLPFTLKTGIEKMGVSKRIAEFIIPLGATINMDGTALYQATATVFLAQVYGIDLTLAQLGFIIIATVIASIGTPSTPGLGIVILASILTGVGIPTEGIGIILGVDRLLDMCRTTVNVTGDLVACNVFQKWQKTDPI from the coding sequence ATGTCCACATTTAGCGGAATCAAACGGTTAAATTCAGGCTTAATCTTACTGATTAAAGCTAAACTCTGGCTACGAGTACTAATCGGCTTATTTTCCGGAACGGCAGTCGGGCTTTGCCTAAGCCCGGAATACAAATTTTTGGACATATCCACTAGTTCCATTCTTGCGAATTGGTTGGGTCTGCCGGGACAACTGTTCTTAATTCTCTTACAGATGATAATGATCCCTCTCGTATTCTCCTCTATCCTCTTAGGCGTAAATGCAGGCGAGAGTCTGGAAAATCTAAGGAAATTCGGATCCCAAGTTTTCGTGTATTTTGTCTTTACCACTGTCATTGCTGTAGTGTTAGGAATCACGATCGCAAGTGTCGTAAAACCAGGCAAATATGTTGATGCTGCCGGAATCCCAAAAACGAGTATAGTCTCCAAAATCCCGACCAGTTCTGAACCGCCTAGCATCGAAAAAGTCCCGGACTTACTTCTTTCGATCCTACCTAAAAATCCATTCCAAACTCTGTTCACTGGCGATATGCTAGGAGTTGTCCTTCTTGGAATCCTAGTTGGCGTAGCGTTACTGTCCCTTGGGGAAGAGTCCGCTCGGCCGGTACTAGGATTAATTCAGGCAGTATTTAAAACCAGTATGGTATTTGTAGATTGGGCAATGATGTTAGCCCCGTTTGCAGTTTTCGGACTAATCGCACAGATTACCGCCAAAATCGGATTTAATGTGTTAGTAAGTTTAGGAGTGTACTTCCTATCAGTTCTTGGGGGTTTGCTAGCCGTTCTTATCATGTATTCCATCATACTAATTCTCTTAGCTCGAAAGAACCCTATTTGGTTTTTTAAAAACGCTGGGGAACTCCAGCTCCTAGCTTTTTCCACTTCGAGCTCGGCCGCAGTACTACCGTTTACACTAAAAACCGGCATCGAAAAAATGGGTGTTTCAAAGAGAATAGCGGAGTTTATAATTCCACTCGGAGCAACCATCAATATGGATGGGACCGCTCTTTACCAAGCAACAGCGACAGTCTTCCTAGCACAGGTTTATGGAATCGATTTGACCTTGGCGCAACTGGGTTTCATCATTATTGCCACCGTGATTGCTTCGATCGGAACTCCTAGCACACCTGGGTTAGGGATCGTAATTTTAGCTTCCATTCTGACCGGGGTTGGAATTCCGACTGAGGGAATTGGAATTATCCTCGGAGTTGATAGGTTACTGGATATGTGCCGCACAACTGTAAACGTAACCGGAGACCTTGTAGCATGTAATGTCTTTCAAAAATGGCAAAAAACCGATCCGATATAA
- a CDS encoding enoyl-CoA hydratase-related protein — MSQIVLYSISENIATISLNRPDKRNAISRELLDSFMSLIEKAAMEQKIRALIIRGEGPVFCAGADLKERESMREEEVHSFLDSVGTSFRFLEKLPFPTIAALDGDAFGGGLELALSCDFILLREGVKVGLTETGLGIIPGAGGTQRLPRRIGVSKAMEMILTAKILDSKTALEYGLANLIAKTSAYAEANILAETISEKGPIAIRLAKAAIRDGEGLTIEEALKIERMHYNKTLATEDRKEALSAFKEKRKPQFKGK; from the coding sequence ATGAGCCAAATCGTTCTTTATTCTATCAGTGAAAATATAGCAACCATATCCTTAAATCGACCGGATAAAAGAAATGCAATATCCCGGGAACTTCTTGATTCTTTTATGTCCCTTATTGAAAAAGCGGCCATGGAGCAAAAAATTCGAGCTCTCATTATCCGGGGAGAAGGCCCGGTTTTCTGCGCTGGCGCCGACCTGAAAGAAAGAGAGAGTATGAGAGAGGAAGAAGTTCATTCGTTTTTGGATTCCGTCGGAACCAGCTTCAGATTTCTCGAAAAACTTCCCTTTCCGACGATTGCCGCGCTCGACGGGGATGCTTTCGGAGGGGGTTTAGAATTGGCTCTTTCCTGTGATTTTATTCTTTTGCGAGAAGGAGTCAAAGTAGGTCTCACCGAGACTGGATTAGGAATTATCCCCGGAGCCGGGGGAACGCAAAGACTTCCTCGCCGCATCGGCGTTTCCAAGGCGATGGAAATGATCTTAACCGCTAAGATCCTGGATTCCAAAACTGCTCTCGAATATGGACTCGCGAACTTGATCGCTAAGACTTCGGCTTACGCGGAAGCAAATATTTTAGCGGAAACGATTTCCGAGAAAGGGCCGATTGCTATACGTCTTGCAAAGGCAGCTATCCGAGACGGAGAGGGATTAACGATAGAAGAAGCCCTAAAAATCGAAAGAATGCATTATAATAAAACCTTAGCAACTGAAGATCGAAAGGAAGCGCTATCAGCCTTTAAAGAAAAACGAAAACCGCAATTTAAAGGTAAATAA